In Zingiber officinale cultivar Zhangliang chromosome 1A, Zo_v1.1, whole genome shotgun sequence, a genomic segment contains:
- the LOC121997050 gene encoding zinc finger MYM-type protein 1-like yields MGTVNSCHNEARIQFEAFQDQRHSVGNILRVHSRDMEIDYRTRLTAMLDVTRFLLKQGLPFRGHDESTSSSNRVVHVPDTSSHSLKMAIDALFVQHGLSLSRLRGQGYDGASNMRGEFNGLKSLILQENPFAMYVHCFSHQLQLVLVAVAHDNFTVSEFFGYITMIVNISGASCKRRDQLRKIQHDKIIAELENGEITSGKGKKQETNLARPGDTRWGSHYLTLLSLCSMWSSVIEVLGNVHDDASYSANKGVAAGLIEKMESYQFVFVLHLMKYILGITTELSLSLQQGDQNIVQAMSLVRSVKCRLQDFREDGWQIILEQVNTFCELNMIPILDMEGNMLTRGHGRRRGQLITNFHHYRVEIFCQVVDLIIQEMNNRFSEVSTELLGCISCLHPRNSFSQFDVHKLIHLADFYPEDFCGTDYLFLEQQLMSYFYNLRDDPYFSSIDDLGILAQKLVETEKHLVFPLVYRMIELALVLPVATASVERVFSAMKTVKTDLRNKMGDEWMNDSLVVYIEKDIFSTIENEQILQHFQRMQSRRIQLSPFVPTRQPSQTSVPTQK; encoded by the exons ATGGGGACTGTGAATAGCTGTCACAATGAAGCTAGAATACAGTTTGAGGCTTTTCAAGATCAAAGGCATAGTGTGGGGAATATTTTACGAGTACATAGTCGCGATATGGAAATTGATTATCGCACTCGTTTAACAGCAATGTTGGATGTGACACGCTTTCTATTGAAGCAAGGGTTACCTTTTCGAGGACACGATGAGTCAACTAGTTCTTCAAATAGAG TTGTGCATGTGCCTGACACTAGTTCTCATTCTTTGAAAATGGCTATTGATGCTTTATTTGTGCAACATGGTTTATCATTATCTAGATTGAGAGGCCAAGGATATGATGGAGCTTCAAATATGCGTGGCGAGTTTAATGGATTGAAATCCCTGATACTACAAGAAAATCCATTTGCAATGTATGTTCATTGTTTCTCTCATCAACTCCAATTAGTTCTTGttgctgttgcccatgacaattTTACTGTGAGTGAATTTTTTGGGTATATAACCATGATTGTGAATATATCTGGAGcatcttgtaagaggagagatcaaCTTAGAAAGATTCAACATGATAAGATAATTGCTGAATTGGAAAATGGAGAAATTACTAGTGGAAAAGGAAAAAAGCAAGAAACTAATTTAGCAAGACCTGGAGATACTCGTTGGGGATCACACTACTTAACATTACTTAGTTTATGCTCTATGTGGTCTTCAGTGATAGAAGTGTTAGGAAATGTACATGATGATGCCTCTTATTCTGCGAATAAAGGTGTTGCTGCAGGTTTAATTGAGAAGATGGAGAGTTATCAATTTGTTTTTGTGTTACATTTGATGAAGTATATATTGGGAATTACAACTGAGTTATCACTTTCCCTACAACAAGGGGATCAAAATATTGTTCAAGCCATGTCCTTGGTTAGAAGTGTGAAATGTCGACTACAAGACTTCAGGGAAGATGGATGGCAGATAATTTTGGAACAAGTTAACACATTTTGTGAATTGAATATGATTCCAATACTTGATATGGAGGGCAACATGCTAACTCGTGGTCATGGCAGGCGTAGAGGGCAACTCATCACTAATTTTCATCATTATCGTGTGGAGATTTTTTGtcag GTTGTTGATTTAATTATACAAGAGATGAATAATCGTTTTTCAGAAGTTAGTACGGAATTGCTTGGTTGCATATCATGTCTTCATCCAAGAAATTCTTTCTCTCAATTTGATGTTCACAAACTCATCCATCTTGCCGATTTTTATCCCGAGGACTTCTGTGGTActgattatttatttttggaacaaCAACTTATGAGTTACTTTTATAATCTGCGGGATGATCCTTACTTTTCTTCAATTGATGACTTGGGAATTCTTGCTCAAAAATTGGTTGAGACTGAAAAACATTTGGTGTTCCCATTGGTTTATCGTATGATAGAGTTGGCATTAGTTTTACCAGTTGCAACTGCTTCGGTTGAACGAGTTTTTTCTGCAATGAAGACTGTGAAGACTGATTTACGCAATAAAATGggagatgaatggatgaatgaCAGTCTAGTTGTATATATTGAAAAGGATATTTTTTCTACAATTGAAAATGAGCAAATATTACAACATTTTCAACGAATGCAGTCTCGTAGAATCCAATTATCTCCTTTTGTACCGACTCGTCAGCCGTCGCAGACTTCTGTGCCAACCCAGAAATGA
- the LOC122021446 gene encoding glutathione gamma-glutamylcysteinyltransferase 1-like: MERQDGGINQQKLRKSGKMAVAGLYRRILPSPPAIEFASSEGKRLFFEALQNGTMEGFFKLISHFQTQSEPAYCGLASLSMVLNALAIDPGRKWKGPWRWYDESMLDCCEPLEKVKAKGITFGKVACLAHCAGAKVEAFRTNQSNIGNFRNHVIKCASSEDCHLIASYHRKHFKQTGAGHFSPIGGYHAESDMALILDVARFKYPPHWVPLSLLWEAMETVDESIGHPRGFMLISSHQKAPSFLYTLSCRDESWMSIAKYLIDDVPVLLQSEMPENINQILYLILKSLPACAGNFIKWIAEVRRQEEDGSGVTNEEKERLALKEKVLEQVRETELSKYVAAMILSSTSNCKLREKDSLSAIAANVCCQGAALLSGGLTSRTRVCCKATCLKCFIVNGDEPTTVVSGTVVSGGDEQEVDMLVPESAATLGNQCDSALDNCILMHPTTSDVLTVLLLALPPSTWSDIKNENLSAEVHHLVSAENLPDALQQEVLHLRWQLHFLKRWKNNEVDDNVLSPAVG, from the exons ATGGAACGCCAAGACGGAGGAATAAACCAGCAAAAACTGAGGAAGAGCGGCAAAATGGCGGTGGCAGGTCTTTATCGCCGAATACTTCCCTCACCGCCGGCGATCGAGTTCGCGTCCTCCGAGGGAAAG AGATTATTCTTTGAAGCACTTCAAAATGGAACAATGGAAGGCTTCTTTAAGCTAATTTCTCACTTCCAAACCCAATCAGAGCCAGCATACTGTGGATTGGCCAGTTTGTCTATGGTTTTGAATGCTCTTGCAATAGATCCTGGGAGAAAATGGAAAG GTCCATGGAGGTGGTATGATGAGTCCATGTTGGATTGTTGTGAACCTCTGGAGAAAGTTAAAGCTAAAGGCATCACATTTGGAAAAGTTGCTTGCTTGGCCCATTGTGCTGGTGCTAAAGTTGAAGCTTTTCGTACAAACCAAAGTAACATTGGCAATTTCCGTAATCATGTTATCAAATGTGCTTCTTCAGAAGATTGTCATTTGATAGCATCATATCATAGAAAGCATTTCAAACAG ACTGGAGCTGGTCATTTTTCACCAATTGGAGGATATCACGCAGAAAGTGACATGGCACTTATTCTGGATGTAGCCCGTTTTAAGTATCCTCCTCACTGGGTTCCACTTTCTCTTCTTTGGGAAGCCATGGAAACAGTTGATGAATCGATTGGGCATCCTAGGGG GTTTATGCTTATTTCAAGCCATCAGAAAGCACCATCTTTCCTTTACACACTG AGCTGCAGAGACGAGAGCTGGATGAGCATTGCAAAGTACTTGATCGATGATGTTCCTGTTCTTTTACAGTCTGAGATGCCAGAAAATATCAACCAAATTCTCTATCTTATACTAAAATCATTGCCTGCATGTGCTGGAAATTTTATCAAATGGATTGCAGAAGTTAGGAGACAAGAGGAAGATGGATCTGGCGTAACCAATGAGGAGAAAGAAAGACTTGCTCTGAAG GAAAAGGTTCTGGAACAAGTACGTGAGACTGAGCTATCAAAATATGTAGCAGCCATGATATTATCTTCTACTTCAAATTGCAAACTAAGAGAAAAAGATTCACTATCTGCTATTGCAGCTAATGTATGCTGCCAAGGTGCAGCACTATTATCAGGAGGATTAACATCTAGAACACGAGTTTGCTGCAAAGCAACATGTCTTAAATGCTTTATTGTTAATGGCGACGAGCCTACTACTGTTGTTTCTGGAACTGTAGTCTCTGGCGGCGACGAACAGGAGGTTGATATGCTGGTGCCAGAGTCAGCAGCAACATTGGGGAATCAATGTGATTCCGCATTGGACAATTGCATTTTGATGCACCCGACAACCAGTGATGTTTTAACTGTTCTATTGTTGGCCTTGCCTCCCAGCACATGGTCAGACatcaagaatgagaatttgtCAGCTGAAGTTCATCACTTGGTATCAGCTGAGAATCTTCCAGATGCTCTTCAACAAGag GTTTTGCACCTGCGTTGGCAACTCCATTTTCTGAAAAGATGGAAAAATAATGAAGTGGATGATAACGTTCTGTCTCCCGCTGTCGGATGA
- the LOC122001435 gene encoding NAC domain-containing protein 26-like, with translation MDQSEMERGDEIVMPGFRFHPTDEELVGFYLKRKIQQKSLPIELIRQLDIYKYDPWDLPKLATTGEKEWYFYCPRDRKYKNSARPNRVTGAGFWKATGTDRPIYSSEGTRCIGLKKSLVFYRGRAAKGVKTDWMMHEFRLPALLCASPSPSPRRPSEKHVPVNEAWAICKIFKKSNSMAQRALAHPWMPLVAAEPHGEDLFSISKMPSCPAESGSAIQFAWNKQQQVQQQQQESSMGYHLDFESISYKHSNLINFTPSPLPISSAEITAPNFLFSSEEIQSPALINLDSGHHQHLHQHSQTSVDLPMKFTPSLEAAESICNLSGIECGGEAKGLSFPFSLPPNVDSEWKPSSAWEYASPPSYSSEISPDNFPSPNNYP, from the exons ATGGATCAGAGTGAGATGGAGAGGGGAGATGAGATTGTGATGCCTGGTTTCAGGTTTCACCCGACTGATGAGGAACTGGTGGGGTTCTACTTGAAGAGAAAGATTCAGCAGAAATCTCTACCTATTGAACTCATCAGACAACTTGACATCTACAAGTATGATCCATGGGATCTTCCAA AGTTGGCAACGACGGGGGAGAAGGAATGGTACTTCTACTGCCCGCGGGACCGCAAGTACAAGAACAGCGCCCGGCCCAACAGAGTGACGGGGGCCGGATTTTGGAAGGCCACCGGCACCGACCGGCCTATCTACTCGTCGGAGGGAACCCGATGCATCGGCCTCAAGAAATCCCTTGTTTTCTACCGCGGCAGGGCCGCCAAGGGGGTCAAGACCGACTGGATGATGCACGAGTTCCGGCTGCCGGCGCTCCTCTGCgcgtcgccgtcgccgtcgcccaGGAGGCCCTCCGAGAAGCACGTACCCGTCAAT GAGGCGTGGGCGATTTGTAAGATCTTCAAGAAGAGCAATTCCATGGCACAGAGAGCGCTCGCGCATCCCTGGATGCCCCTGGTCGCCGCCGAGCCTCACGGAGAAGACCTGTTCTCGATCTCAAAGATGCCTTCTTGCCCTGCGGAATCCGGCTCCGCCATTCAATTTGCTTGGAACAAGCAGCAGCAggtgcagcagcagcagcaggagagTTCCATGGGCTACCATCTTGATTTTGAATCCATTTCCTACAAGCACAGCAATCTCATCAACTTCACCCCATCTCCTCTTCCTATTTCAAGTGCAGAAATCACAGCCCCCAACTTCCTCTTCTCCTCGGAAGAAATCCAATCACCAGCCTTGATAAACTTGGACTCAGGCCACCACCAGCATCTGCATCAGCACAGCCAAACCTCAGTGGATTTGCCCATGAAGTTCACTCCAAGTTTAGAAGCTGCAGAATCCATTTGCAATCTCAGCGGCATCGAGTGTGGAGGAGAAGCGAAAGGTCTCAGCTTTCCTTTCAGCCTGCCGCCGAACGTTGACAGTGAGTGGAAGCCTAGTTCGGCATGGGAGTACGCTTCTCCTCCATCGTATTCCTCTGAGATTTCTCCAGATAATTTTCCATCTCCAAACAATTATCCATGA
- the LOC122001442 gene encoding endoglucanase 24-like, producing MGAKSRGCSGWLIFIVVASLIVAVIVYAVKKKQEHRDALPVPGPPGALDHKYADALGVALQFFQVQKSGKLVDNKIPWRGDSALDDGKEARLDLSKGMYDAGDHMKFGFPMAYTATILSWAILEYGDQMSAAKQLDPALDALKWITDYLINAHPSDNVLYVQVGDPDVDHKCWERPETMTEKRPLTQVNKTAPGTDVAAETAAAMAAASLVFKTTDSKYSDLLLQHAEKLFDFADSYRGIYSHSILKVQTYYNSTGYGDELLWAASWLYHATGDQTYLNYVTEKNGHSFADWGRPTWFSWDDKRAGTQVLLSRVQFFGSTEFSSGEKKGLQSYRDTAEAVMCGLLPDSPTASSRTDGGLVWIDEWDALQHPVAASFLAVLYSDYMLTSRTPEIQCSGTAFTPSDLRSFAASQADYILGDNPMELSYLVGYGDSYPEQVHHRGASIPADADTGCKGFEWLSSTDPNPNVATGALVGGPFKNDSYIDLRNNSMQGEPSTYNSAILVGLLSGLVTTSSVSTSLS from the exons ATGGGGGCGAAATCCAGGGGGTGCAGCGGGTGGCTAATCTTTATCGTGGTGGCGTCTCTGATTGTTGCCGTAATCGTCTACGCCGTTAAGAAGAAGCAGGAACACAGGGACGCGCTCCCTGTGCCGGGGCCGCCCGGGGCCCTCGATCACAAGTACGCGGATGCGCTAGGCGTGGCTCTGCAGTTTTTCCAAGTGCAGAAGT CGGGTAAGCTGGTCGATAACAAGATCCCTTGGAGAGGGGACTCTGCGTTGGATGATGGAAAAGAGGCAAGATTGGACCTCTCCAAAGGAATGTATGATGCAGGTGACCACATGAAGTTTGGCTTTCCGATGGCATATACTGCAACAATATTGTCTTGGGCAATTCTTGAGTATGGGGATCAAATGTCTGCTGCGAAGCAGTTGGATCCGGCTTTAGATGCTCTCAAGTGGATCACAGATTATTTGATTAATGCTCATCCCTCCGACAATGTACTATATGTTCAG GTAGGAGATCCTGATGTAGACCACAAATGTTGGGAAAGACCAGAAACCATGACTGAGAAGAGACCGCTTACTCAGGTTAACAAAACTGCACCAGGAACTGATGTGGCAGCTGAAACAGCTGCAGCCATGGCTGCAGCTTCCTTGGTTTTTAAAACTACTGACAGTAAATATTCAGATTTGCTCCTTCAGCATGCTGAGAAACTTTTTGATTTTGCTGATAGCTACAGAGGTATCTATAGTCACAGCATTCTCAAGGTTCAGACGTACTATAATTCTACTGGATACGGAGATGAACTGCTGTGGGCAGCTAGTTGGCTTTATCATGCCACTGGAGACCAAACTTATTTAAATTATGTCACAGAAAAAAATGGGCATTCCTTTGCCGACTGGGGTAGACCAACTTGGTTCAGCTGGGATGACAAACGTGCTGGTACCCAG GTACTTTTATCCAGAGTGCAATTCTTTGGTTCAACTGAATTTTCGAGTGGAGAGAAGAAGGGTCTCCAATCGTATAGAGACACAGCCGAAGCTGTTATGTGCGGCTTGTTACCTGATTCTCCAACAGCTTCTAGTAGAACAGACG GTGGCTTGGTTTGGATAGATGAGTGGGATGCACTTCAGCATCCCGTGGCTGCTTCATTCTTAGCTGTCCTTTACAGTGACTATATGCTCACTTCTCGCACACCAGAAATACAATGCAGTGGGACAGCTTTTACTCCCTCTGATCTCCGTAGCTTTGCTGCATCCCAG GCTGATTACATCTTGGGTGACAATCCGATGGAGCTCAGTTACCTGGTGGGATACGGAGACAGCTATCCTGAACAGGTTCACCACAGGGGAGCATCTATTCCAGCGGATGCAGACACTGGCTGTAAGGGCTTCGAGTGGCTGTCTTCCACTGATCCAAACCCGAATGTAGCTACGGGGGCACTTGTGGGAGGGCCATTCAAGAATGATTCATATATCGATCTCCGAAACAACTCGATGCAGGGCGAGCCGAGTACCTATAACAGCGCAATACTAGTTGGATTGTTATCAGGCCTGGTCACCACCTCCTCTGTCTCCACTTCCTTGAGCTGA
- the LOC122021473 gene encoding uncharacterized protein LOC122021473 yields MVRTQVLEKASRAVWELILDESGLGKEISETVERVFCKLSGRELLPPPQPTGSFAQESNKVQETQEKEAEKVKDIEMSESSAKKRTFSEMNAKGTVAANGATDHPPASHDVAPLT; encoded by the exons ATGGTTAG AACTCAGGTGCTTGAGAAGGCATCACGGGCTGTTTGGGAGCTAATTCTTGACGAAAGCGGCTTGGGGAAGGAGATCAGTGAAACAGTTGAAAGAGTTTTCTGTAAATTAAGTGGCCGTGAGCTGTTGCCACCACCCCAGCCTACTGGAAGTTTTGCTCAAGAGTCGAACAAAGTACAAGAAACACAGGAAAAGGAAGCAGAGAAGGTGAAGGATATAGAGATGTCCGAGTCATCAGCAAAGAAAAGGACCTTCAGTGAAATGAATGCGAAAGGTACAGTAGCTGCTAATGGAGCGACTGACCATCCTCCTGCATCCCATGATGTTGCACCCCTTACATGA